Proteins encoded together in one Megalops cyprinoides isolate fMegCyp1 chromosome 20, fMegCyp1.pri, whole genome shotgun sequence window:
- the hsd17b7 gene encoding 3-keto-steroid reductase isoform X2 codes for MKKVVLVTGANSGIGLALCERLLCQDAEIQLCLACRNMQRAEAARTALMVSYSDAHITLLHLDVGSVSSVLKAAQEVKLRYNRLDCLYLNAGIMPNPQVDIKALFKGLFSR; via the exons ATGAAAAAAGTCGTTTTGGTGACTGGTGCGAACAG tggcaTCGGTCTGGCCCTGTGTGAGCGGCTCCTCTGCCAGGATGCTGAGATCCAGCTCTGCCTGGCCTGCAGGAACATGCAGCGGGCCGAGGCTGCCCGCACCGCCCTGATGGTCTCCTACAGCGATGCCCACATTACCCTCCTGCACCTGGATGTGGGGAGCGTCAGCTCTGTCCTTAAAGCAGCCCAGGAGGTTAAGCTGAG GTATAACAGGTTGGACTGCCTTTACCTTAATGCAGGGATCATGCCCAACCCTCAGGTGGACATCAAAGCCCTTTTTAAGGGTTTGTTCTCCAG gtga